In the Ictalurus furcatus strain D&B chromosome 13, Billie_1.0, whole genome shotgun sequence genome, ctctcccccctctttcGCTTGCTCCTTTTCTCCCTAcctctcattcttcttcttctatctcTCCCTTGCCCTCCCTCCATTGCATCttctctccctcccactctctttctctgtctctctatccccccTTCCAtcactcactctatcactcctttcctcgctccatctctctccctccctcaatccctctctctctctgtctttctctctttcaattcatacaaataaaaaatgaagaaaaaaatcattacagaGTGCAACGGTCAatcagaattgtgtgtgtgtgtgtgtgtgtgtgtgtgtgtgtgtgtgtcactctatcactcattgtTCTTCACACTGTGCTGCCAGAGCAGTGTGTCCGCCCCCCAGTACTATTGCACAGATATTGCCACTGGATTGCACTGTGATATTACTCACTTCTTTGCTGttcttaaaatgtacattttgtttggatttttgtaaaaaataataataataataataattataataatttatatatatatataagttgaaTAATCTGCACCACTCATTTATTaactctcttcactctctctcttcctgtctctctctctcctggctCGATTCTACTGTCTTtattttatctctctgtcttgctttttctttgtcttcatCTTTTATATCTGTTTTTGTCATCTGTGatacactgagtgtgtgtgtgtgtgtgtgtgtgtgtgtgtgtgtgtgtgtgtgtgtgtgtgctgtataacTAAACCGAAGTGCTTGCACagacgctcacacacacattcacggcaCCGACGATGCCCTTGACGACCTTGTTCCCCcagggtgtgtgcgtgtgtgtgtgtgtgagattcacCTCCCACTGTTGTAGGTGTGTCATGTGGTTTAAAATTAAAGACCTGTGCCGTATTAATGCACaattatgtaaatgaaatgcGCAGAACATTAAATATTGAGAAGTCCTTCAGACGAACACCTCAGTGGCGGTTGTTAAGAGCAGGACTCAGGATGAAGAGGACGTTTAGcttcattcccccccccccacacacacaccgtgtcaTGTTTCATacttattcatattaatatgcATTTATTGGTGTATGAGTACAGACTCTACTGTAACTGACTGAGACACAGGATGTTCATattacaccttttttttttttttttaaatgaatgatgatAAAAGCTTAAAAGCTCACACTGAGGTGTTATGCTGAAATCTCGAAACTAGGAAAGTTCTGTggggctttttattttttagcctaacaaacaaacaaactgaagtACCTAGCTGAAAACTAGCAGGCTAAATTAGCTTAGCAAATGTTTGACACACGCACAAGCTGAGGTCAAGGATTTTTGTAACTTTTAAAGTATTTGAATACTGTACAAATTGAAGTGTTTGAAATGTCTGTCACActtataaatgtgtgttaagGGGAAAACATGCCGACATTTTCGCTGCTCTGTTACATCCGCCGTTTCTTTCGGCAGCACTGAGAGGAACCGCCACGGTAGCTTCTCTCgctgtgtgtgggtttttttttgtgtgatagATTGATTCGATCAACGTTAAAATGAACAACTGGGGGCGTTTAAACAAGAAGCACAAGTTGCTGTTGAATTTTCCTCTTGCTACTGTAAGGGTTTAGAAACCTTACAGTTACAGCAAATTAGCACCCTTGGGTTTAGCTGTGTACTTTGGGTCTTTTCAGGAAAAAGTAGCACACCAAAATTCCCAAGCTGTATTGCGTAAGACAAGCTTCTCCAGGCTTGCTTGTGCTAGCAAATTTAGCAGATGCCATTTTTCCTCCCCTTTTGTCTGAACACACAGAGCCACCAGAATAGAATTGACGACGTCAGGCcggtggagaaaatggggcgcCGCTAAAAATATTAGCCCACTTCGACTTCCACAGAGCACAAAAACAAGGCGGTGGACACAGAGAGCTACGAATACACTTGATAAAACTTGATACGCAGAGTGTGTCCTAAAACCTGAGGGAAAGTCCAACTGCAGCTCTTCAGAGAATTCTCTTTGCTAAGCGAAAGACATGTCTCTACTCTTTATACTTGTTCTTATTTAtcttcatataaatataaatatatttgatatttttattagctttatgtataaaatgtaatactaaatacacacaatttacacaatattttaatagctaatttgttgttgttttttttaatgaagtgtgTACAGTAAAGAACTAAAAAGGACGCCGGAAAAGCTGAGAGTTTGAATCTGGCGCCATCTTGTGGGAAAACGTCTTAACTACGTGACCGGAACCGGAAGTGAAAGTAGTACTCGTTCTGATAGTTCAAATggaataattgaataatttaaaaaaaaaaaaaaagggtaaatgaataattatctTGACAACATTGAGTTACTTAAAcagaaacatatatataaatatagcgTTGTTTCCTCCCGTAACATTTTCTGTAAGACAGCGCACGGACTGTTTACTATCAACATTagctttattttgtttgtgttcaaTTTAAGGaattaggaaaaataaaaacagatctaCATGATACATCAAGatattattgtaaaatatacATGTCTTTACGGGTTTTTTACGTTTTGTCATAAACGCTTTCCAAATGCTAAGCGAGTAAAGTTTGAGATGTTTTCTAGACATCGATCACGATTAttaaaacttattattattgtttttaatcgCAGCCGTTACCAGGATACCGCATACGTTCTCTCGTTCCGTAATTTACATAGGCTCGTACTGATTGGCTagctcatcttttttttttacccgagTTACCCGGATCCGGAAGAAAGTCTTCATGTCAGATAAAGAATGCCAAAACAAGAGGTTTTCTCACCTGTATTCCGGAAAACCCCGCCCCCTCTTCGCGTGATTGGCTAGTAATGTCCAGCCTTCTCCACTCGGATTGGTTTGCACGGTGAGCTCACGTAAACCTACCCAATCGTAAAATAGGAGGCGGGGTTTGGTCAGAATACGGGTGAGGAAAAACAccgggaggaaaaaaaaacaaaaaaaaaaactgtcatgtTTTGACAAGGAAACAAGCGAAAGAGAAAAGTCCGACATTTTAACAAACGTCTTAATATTAACAAATATCAGCGACTCGTCCATCTTCACTTCAAGTCAAAACAAGCGCTAAAGTGAGAGGTGAGAGTCTTGCAGCTTGTGCGGTCTTTCGCTACGTTGAGTTTTACCTAGCTATCttgctagctaacgttagctacgCCTAGCTGTTAGCCTGTGACACAGCGCTCCGTCTGAACTTTAACAACATGCCGAGACGTTGTTCTAGAAACGACCAGAACGCGTCGAAATGAAGCGTTTATTGAGTAAACTCTCAGCGCGATGCGAGCTGTGCCTCGGGTCCATGTCAGTGGCTAAGTCAACAAAGCAAGCTAGAGCGCTAACTAGCATTAAAACAACCACACAGCTCTTTAATTAGCGCTTAAAAGTTTAGCAGGAGAGTTCCCACCGGAAATGACGCCACTTGCTGATCAGtttaagttttttgttttaaaaaaaaaaaaaaataaatcagtttctCTCGCTTCTCCAATCCTGTATAGAGACGCGGCTGTGCTGATTTATCGCGCGGACGGTATACCGCGATATACTGGAAAGCTGATTTGTTTGACGCTGATAGTaactataaacatttattttaaagttgcTGTTCTGTCGTTCCAGACTGAACGTATTCGTCTCGGAGCGTCTGGACTCGGATTCCGCGTTGTCATGGCGGGTCGACCCAACGGGCCGGCCGCGGGGAATAAGATCTGCCAGTTTAAGCTGGTTCTGCTGGGCGAGTCGGCTGTCGGGAAGTCCAGTCTGGTCCTGCGCTTCGTCAAGGGCCAGTTCCACGAGTACCAGGAGAGCACCATCGGAGGTTCTTGCTCGCTGACCGCTTCCTCCGTTATCCATCGCCGAGTTTAAACGACTGACTGACTAATCccgaccctgtgtgtgtgtttttctttggtGTCTAGCGGCGTTCCTCACGCAGACCGTGTGCCTGGACGACACGACGGTAAAGTTCgagatttgggacacagccggaCAGGAACGCTACCACAGCCTGGCACCCATGTACTACAGAGGAGCTCAGGCGGCCATCATCGTCTACGACATCACTAATACGGTGAGAGGAcgctccctcacacacacacacacacacacacacacactctctctctcactgtgtgtgtgtgtgtgtgtgtgtgtgtgtgtgtgtgtgtgtgcaggacacGTTTGCGCGAGCGAAGAACTGGGTGAACGAGCTGCAGAAACAGGCGAGTCCCAACATCGTCATCGCGCTGTCTGGGAACAAAGCCGACCTGGCTAACAAGAGAGCTGTCGatttccaggtgtgtgtgtgtgtgtgtgtgtgtgtgtgtgtgtgtgtgttggattgaCAAACTGCTATTGTAACGTTGTGACGTGTGAATCGGAACAGGAAGCGCAGGCGTACGCCGATGATAACGGCCTGCTGTTCATGGAGACGTCGGCCAAAACCGCCATGAACGTCAACGAGATATTTATGGCCATTGGTgagtcaaaacacacacacacacacacacacacactcacaatgcCAACCgttttggaatatttcacatGCAGGGTTTGTTGTTAATTGCTGTACATGTCGTGTTTTTTTCCTTGTATAAGGAAAAGGCTCAACAAAGGGGCGGagtttaagataagataaatctcatcagccaatcacaaaccTAAAGCTGGCTGCTAGCTTTTGAGTTGAAATGAATGCcgctatagacacacacacatcgctACACGATTGTTCGATCAGTCGGCTGATCAGCTCTGGCTTAGCTCCGCCCCTTCACCGGCCTCGTCAGCTCGGAGAATATCCGTTTGCTGGCGCGAAGTCGCTCGTGTTCTAACGTGCGCTTCTCTCTCCTACAGCGAAGAAGCTGCCGAAGAGTGAGCCTCAAGCTGGGGGAGGCGGGGCCAGCGGGCGGGGCCGGACAGGCGTGGACCTCCAAGACTCCACCACCCAGAGTTCCACAGGGAAATGCTGCAACTGATTGGCTGATTCCGGTAGCAAAAATGGGTCCAAACAGAGACGCGGAGGAGCCGAAGACGAGCGCCTGGCATttatagtgatgatgatgattatgattccTTCAGAGATTAtgtttttgatctttttttttccccctaaagaGATCATATAAGCTAgcacttcctgtctctctctctctttcacttcctgtctggtTTATCCATCTTTTATGAAAATACTAACACCATTCGTGTCTCAAAGCttgttttaaaaaggaaaaaatacaaaacaaaaacacagtaacGCAGCTGTCAGGGTTGTTTCGGTGGTGGGTGGTGCGTGCACCACTTTTCCCTCCTCCCCTTTGTTATTTAGTTTTTGTCCCATTTTTGTCGCGTAATGATCTTAACGATGAGCTCACAGCGGGAATCTTACACCCAAATCATTTTGTGCACAAACTGTGAGTGTTGTTTTTATCGCAACGGTGGACATCATGGCATTATTATCggggttctgtgtgtgtgtgtgtgtgtgtgtgtgtgtgtgtgtgtgtgtgggatgtgtgTGGGGATGTGCATTACCTCTGACACCTGAAGAAAAGTTTTTAACATCGTGGTTTTTCAATCTGTAAagaggggaaataaaaaaacaaggagggaaagatctgtgtgtggtgtgcttCCTCGGTTCGGTCAGCATGACCGGAgctatgaatattcatgagtaTGCAAATTCAAAAGCACCTAAACGGGGCAAATACAAGTTTGCCATCAGGATCAATCTTGAATTACCTCGCCATTTCCTCACAGATTTATCGAACAGCGGGTCAACCTGTCCGAATATAACATAACCATGATGACCAGCTAGATTAGCTAGGTAGGTTAGCGTACAGGTCCCGCaaccaaagttttttttcttcacagtcaCAATAAAAGCAATGAAGTATCTTTTATGACCTCACAAAACGAGCTAATCCGTAGCCCCGCCCCCAAATCGAcagaaatagaaaaaatgtcTACTTCCTCCCGGTTCTCCAGGAACACTAGAAACGAACAAAATTATTCTGTCCCCGAGCTCGCCTCGAGCTATTCATTTTAAGAgattttaattaacaaaaaaaaaaagtacatactaTGTTGAAATATTGAGACACTATATTAAAGCAGCATAATATCTTATATCTTGACATAAGCGACTACAAAATATATTAGTAACAAAATAATGAGTTCCTAAGCAGAACTAATGAAATATTACGGAAGTAATAACGACATATCTTGAGAGATTAAGTTAAAATACTGAGGTAATGAAATAGTACTCCGCTTCCGTAGGAACGTGTTTATCATCACGTCGTGTTTCTAGGGGACGCGATTTCACGACGGACCCGCGTCCTCAACGTTTATTGGCTGATTTCGACAAGCCTCGATCTGATTGGCCAAACCGAGGTCCTTCTAGCTGAGTGTGTCGACTGAAATCCGCCCGAATCCCAAATGGCTAGATTGTTTGACACGTAGTGCCCTAGGCAGGGTGTCGGAGGGCCTTTTTGTGCCCTATGTAGGACACCTATCTAGGGAGTAGGGAGTGATTTGAGACGTGGGGTTTTTGCTTGGTGTTTAATGAGGTCTCGGAGGAAAAGGGATCCGCTATAAGAGCGAACTGTTGTTGCTGTATGtatatgagatgagatgagataagataagatatgtTCCAcgaatgtatatataaaattgatATTATATAGGCTTTGGGCTCGCGCTGCTACCGGTTTCCATATTTTGTCCTGCTAGCACACTTATCTTGATTAGCGGCTAGCGCGCGCAGGTAGGCGCACACTCGTTTGATAAAACTCGGGTTTTGTGTGTTTagataaataatgaaattcTCCGAGACGTCCCAGACATTAAAGAGACACTGAATAAGAGCGTTTAAACGGAGTACTGATGTTTAGTAAGTGCTAGCCGATGTTTGTAGGCTGCTAACCTTCTGTAGTGGGTGCTTTTATTTGCATGAATTTGCCTAAATTTGCATAATTAACATGTGCCGAAGCCTAAACCCTATCGAAGTGTTCCAGTAGTTTATGCACCCTGTAATGAGTCATATCTGCTCTCTGTCTTTTCAGAAGATGTCCTTTCACCCTGGACGCGGATGTCCACGAGGGCGGCCTCCACCTCAGAATTACCCTCCTGTCCCCCTGCGTTTGCCCCCTCCTCAGTCGCTTGCGCCCTCCGTGCCCCCTCCGTACCCCTATGACCCCTCGACGCCACACTGTTCCGCTTACAGCCCTCAGTGCACCAACACCTACATGCCCAACATGCCGCCTCGTCCCGAATTCCCTCCCTACCCCGTCCCAGCGCCCTCGCAGGGTCCACAGTGCCCTTTGCGCCCCCCTTTCCCGCCCCCGCCGCTGCACCAGGGCTTCCCAGAACCCCCTAatttccccccaccccctttgcCCGTCCCTGCAGGTGGCCCCGCCCAATCTCAGGGCTCATATCCTTATGTCCCGCCtccgcctcctcctccaccttcaatGCCTCCTTCTGTACCCTTTCAGCCTCCTTACTCCATGAGTTACCCTCCACAGTCCCACCTACCTCCTCTTCCGCCTAATTTCTACCCCCCGTCTGAATCCGGGTCCTTCAAGCCTATGGAGCATTTCCATCACTTCAAGGGCGACAAGTCGCCCGAACGTCCGCGACGTCACAAAAGCTACGGGTACGGTGGGTACGGAGAGCGGCGGGAGCGAGGGCGGAGTCCGGACAGGAGACGACAGGAAGGAGGGCGGTACCGGTCGGAGAACGAGAGGGGCCGGACCCCGCCGAGACACCGGAGCCGAGAGCGCAGCAGGTAGGCGAATCATTCGAGCGGTTGCATTTCTAACATGGCTAGATGTTTCTAACATCAGTATGGTTAATGTTGTTGCCCTTCGCTCAGGGAGCGCTATCGTCACCGCGACAGCAGGAGCTCTCCTCCGTCGGACCGGCACAGGAAACGAGCACGCAGCCGCTCAGcgagcagagagagaaaacgtGGACGAGTGGAGGAggaccgagagagagagcgagaaagggATCGAGAAAGAGagcgggagagggagagggacaggGAGAGGAGGGTGGAGGCGGCAGGAGGAAACAGAGAAAGGAGCTACAGAGAGAcggaggacgaggaggaagaagagTTGCTGAAGCCGGCGTGGATCCGCTGCACACACGCCGAGAACTACTACTCCAACGACCCCATGGACCAAGTGGTAACGTTATTTCTCT is a window encoding:
- the LOC128616945 gene encoding ras-related protein Rab-5C-like, translated to MAGRPNGPAAGNKICQFKLVLLGESAVGKSSLVLRFVKGQFHEYQESTIGAAFLTQTVCLDDTTVKFEIWDTAGQERYHSLAPMYYRGAQAAIIVYDITNTDTFARAKNWVNELQKQASPNIVIALSGNKADLANKRAVDFQEAQAYADDNGLLFMETSAKTAMNVNEIFMAIAKKLPKSEPQAGGGGASGRGRTGVDLQDSTTQSSTGKCCN